The following coding sequences lie in one Arthrobacter sp. SLBN-122 genomic window:
- a CDS encoding ABC transporter substrate-binding protein: MKTPRFLLPAATAGILALTLSACGGGGGGGTTGGGGSDADANLDGRGPITYVQGKDNNNVVRPFIEKWNAAHPDEKVTFKEQTDQADQQHDDLVQHFQAKQSDYDVVSVDVVWTAEFAAKGWLQPLKDKMAIDTSKMLKAPVEAASYKGTLYAAPKDSDGGILFYRKDLVPNPPKTWDEMMGMCSIAKQNNMGCYAGQYSKYEGLTVNASEAINSAGGSVLGKDGKPNLNTPEAKAGLENLAKAYADGNIPKEAITFKEEDSRQAFQSGKLLFLRNWPYVYSLMSTEGSSAVKDKFGMAPLPGKNGPGASALGGHNAAISVYSKNKATALDFIKFIETEENQKFFANQASLAPILTSLYEDQALVAKLPYLSVLQTSIQNAVPRPVTPFYPAVTKAIQENAYPAIKGEKSVESALTDMQKSIESAGAGQ; this comes from the coding sequence ATGAAAACCCCGAGATTCCTGCTTCCGGCTGCCACTGCCGGCATTCTGGCCCTTACGTTGTCCGCCTGCGGCGGTGGAGGTGGAGGTGGCACCACGGGCGGTGGTGGCAGCGATGCTGACGCCAACCTCGACGGCCGCGGCCCCATCACCTACGTCCAGGGCAAGGACAACAACAATGTTGTGCGCCCCTTCATTGAGAAGTGGAACGCGGCGCACCCTGATGAAAAGGTCACGTTCAAAGAGCAGACCGACCAGGCCGACCAGCAGCACGACGACCTCGTCCAGCATTTCCAGGCCAAGCAGTCCGACTATGACGTGGTCAGCGTCGACGTTGTGTGGACGGCCGAGTTTGCAGCCAAGGGGTGGCTGCAGCCGCTGAAGGACAAGATGGCCATCGACACTTCCAAGATGCTCAAGGCGCCGGTGGAAGCAGCATCCTATAAGGGCACGCTCTACGCTGCACCCAAGGATTCCGACGGCGGCATCCTCTTCTACCGCAAGGACCTGGTCCCCAACCCGCCCAAGACCTGGGACGAGATGATGGGAATGTGCTCCATCGCCAAGCAGAACAACATGGGCTGCTATGCGGGGCAGTACAGCAAGTATGAGGGCCTCACGGTGAATGCTTCCGAGGCCATCAACTCTGCCGGCGGTTCCGTCCTGGGCAAGGACGGCAAGCCGAACCTGAACACGCCGGAAGCCAAGGCCGGCCTGGAGAACCTGGCCAAGGCATACGCGGACGGCAACATCCCCAAGGAAGCCATCACCTTCAAGGAAGAGGACAGCCGCCAGGCTTTCCAGAGCGGCAAGCTGCTGTTCCTGCGCAACTGGCCCTACGTCTACAGCCTGATGAGCACTGAAGGCTCGTCTGCCGTAAAGGACAAGTTCGGCATGGCGCCCCTGCCAGGCAAGAATGGCCCCGGTGCTTCCGCCCTTGGCGGGCATAACGCAGCCATCAGTGTGTATTCCAAGAACAAGGCCACGGCCTTGGATTTCATCAAGTTCATCGAGACCGAGGAAAACCAGAAGTTCTTTGCGAACCAGGCCTCGCTTGCTCCGATCCTGACGTCACTGTACGAAGACCAGGCACTCGTGGCCAAGCTGCCTTATCTGTCTGTTCTCCAGACCTCGATCCAGAACGCAGTACCGCGTCCCGTGACGCCGTTCTACCCGGCAGTCACCAAGGCAATCCAAGAGAACGCATACCCGGCCATCAAGGGAGAAAAGTCAGTGGAAAGCGCGCTTACTGATATGCAGAAGTCCATCGAATCCGCTGGTGCGGGACAGTAG